In Dromiciops gliroides isolate mDroGli1 chromosome 4, mDroGli1.pri, whole genome shotgun sequence, one DNA window encodes the following:
- the LOC122753322 gene encoding tubulin gamma-1 chain, with protein sequence MPREIITLQLGQCGNQIGFEFWKQLCAEHGISPEGIVEEFATEGTDRKDVFFYQADDEHYIPRAVLLDLEPRVIHSILNSPYAKLYNPENIYLSEHGGGAGNNWASGFSQGEKIHEDIFDIIDREADGSDSLEGFVLCHSIAGGTGSGLGSYLLERLNDRYPKKLVQTYSVFPNQDEMSDVVVQPYNSLLTLKRLTQNADCVVVLDNTALNRIATDRLHIQNPSFSQINQLVSTIMSASTTTLRYPGYMNNDLIGLIASLIPTPRLHFLMTGYTPLTTDQSVASVRKTTVLDVMRRLLQPKNVMVSTGRDRQTNHCYIAILNIIQGEVDPTQVHKSLQRIRERKLANFIPWGPASIQVALSRKSPYLPSAHRVSGLMMANHTSISSLFERTCRQYDKLRKREAFLEQFRKEDIFKENFDELDTSREIVQQLIDEYHAATRPDYISWGTQEQ encoded by the exons ATGCCGCGAGAGATCATCACCTTGCAGCTAGGCCAGTGCGGCAACCAGA TTGGGTTCGAATTCTGGAAACAGCTCTGCGCTGAGCACGGCATCAGCCCGGAGGGCATCGTGGAGGAATTTGCCACTGAGGGCACAGACCGAAAGGACGTCTTTTTCTACCAG GCAGATGATGAACACTACATCCCAAGGGCTGTGCTGCTGGACCTGGAGCCCCGAGTGATCCACTCCattctcaactctccctatgcCAAACTCTACAATCCTGAGAACATCTACCTGTCTGAACATGGTGGAGGGGCTGGTAACAACTGGGCCAGTGGCTTCTCACAG GGGGAAAAGATTCATGAAGACATCTTCGACATCATAGACCGGGAGGCAGATGGCAGTGACAGCCTGGAG GGCTTTGTCCTGTGTCATTCTATTGCTGGGGGAACAGGCTCTGGCCTGGGTTCTTACCTTCTAGAGAGACTAAATGACAg ATATCCCAAGAAGCTGGTGCAGACGTATTCAGTATTTCCCAACCAAGATGAGATGAGTGATGTTGTTGTACAACCATATAATTCACTGCTTACCCTCAAGCGGCTGACACAAAATGCAGATTGTGTG GTGGTGCTGGACAATACAGCTTTGAATCGGATCGCTACTGACAGACTGCACATCCAGAATCCATCCTTCTCCCAGATCAACCAGCTG GTATCAACCATCATGTCAGCCAGTACCACCACCTTGCGCTACCCTGGCTACATGAATAATGATCTCATCGGCCTCATCGCCTCCCTTATTCCCACACCAAGGCTCCACTTCCTCATGACTGGATATACCCCCCTCACCACTGACCAGTCG GTGGCCAGTGTGAGGAAGACAACAGTGCTGGATGTGATGCGTCGGCTGCTGCAGCCTAAGAATGTAATGGTATCCACAGGCAGGGATCGCCAGACCAACCACTGCTACATTGCCATCCTCAACATTATCCAGGGAGAGGTGGACCCTACCCAG GTCCACAAGAGCTTGCAAAGGATCCGAGAACGAAAGTTGGCCAATTTCATCCCCTGGGGCCCAGCAAGCATCCAGGTGGCACTGTCTCGGAAGTCACCCTATCTGCCATCTGCCCACCGAGTCAGTGGACTCATGATGGCCAACCACACTAGCATCTCCTCT CTGTTTGAGAGAACGTGCCGCCAGTATGATAAACTGCGGAAGCGGGAGGCCTTCCTGGAGCAGTTCCGCAAGGAGGACATCTTCAAGGAGAACTTCGATGAGCTGGACACATCGAGGGAGATTGTGCAGCAGCTCATTGATGAATATCATGCCGCCACCAGGCCCGACTACATCTCCTGGGGGACCCAGGAACAGTGA